The following DNA comes from Cylindrospermopsis curvispora GIHE-G1.
CTCTTTTGAGTAGGCTTAATAATACCTTTGGAACGAATAGAAATAAGTGGATTAGAGAAACTCTAACCAGAGCATTAGATAAAATTGATGAAAATCATACAAAACATGATATTCATCCGGACAATAACCCTAGCTAGTTATAGTCCTTGGGGCTATCTGTTAGCTTTAAAAACCTCCTTCGCGCACAAAGTCCTCCCGAGTGGTTTCAACTTCGCCAGGACGAGTTTCTCCAGCTGTTAGAATATATCTACCTAAAATACCAACATTAATCTACAGCTGGATAAACTTTATCCTCAGCTCGTTGGATAGATTATCCAGACGGTTAAGAATTTACCGACTGTGCCAAAAACTAATCACTTTTAAAACTAGCCATAAAAAAACAGAAATCACTAATTAGAAATAAGAAAATACTAAAATTTATTAATAAACAGAATAAGAGGTGGCTTGAGCGAAGCTCAAGCCACCCATCTCAATAATAAACACAAAAATATTTATAGATTATTGACTCAATCAGACAATAATTTACCCACTAAAAATATAATCATTTTTTAATTTTTTTTTGATAAATCTGTTGACAAATGAAAAAATTAGACCTAGAATTATAGTATGAGTTGATTAAAAAGTATGAAGAAAACAAAATTGAGGTGGTCGCTGAAGAACTTGAATCTTCTGAATGGAATGAATGGCAGGAGATTCATAAATAATGAAATTAACACCCCATATAACTTACACAAACAAACTAGAAGAATGTGATACTGACCCCAATCTCATTCCTTTCTAATGTATTTGGCGATCGCCCAAAACAGAATAAAAAACCGAATAAAAAGTTCAGAGAATTAGATATAGAAAAAGTAAAACCATCGTAGAAAGTAAAGCAGTATGGAGCGTCCAATAGCTATAGATCTTTTTTCCGGATGTGGTGGAATGTCACTGGGACTAGAAGCAGCAGGGTTTAATATTGCTGCTAGTGTTGAAATTGGCCCTATACACAAATTGGTTCATCAATTCAATTTTCCATACGGAGTTAGCATCTGTAAAGATATATCCAGTGTGTCTTCAAAAGACCTACTAAAAGCAGTAGAGAAGAAAGGGTTATCAACGGATATAGATTTAATTGCCGGTGGTCCCCCATGTCAGGGCTTTTCCCATATAGGAAAGAGACAACTTGACGACCCTAGAAATTCCCTAGTTTTTGAATATGTTAGGATTATAAAAGAAGTCAAACCGAAATATTTTATATTCGAGAATGTCCCCGGAATTGCATCGGGTGAGCATAAAAAGTTCCTACAAGAATTAATCATCGAATTTGAAAATATTGGGTACTCAATTGCAAAACCCATCTCAATATTAGATGCTGCTCTATATGGCGCACCACAAAAGAGAAAAAGAGTAATAATTATTGGGTCAAGAGCCGAAGTAAATAAAGCATTTTATCCAAACCCAACCCATTCAGAAGTAAATTCAACTCAACTCACCCTATTTAACTTTGGGTTATTACCAATGTCAACTTGTGAAGACGCGATTGGTGACCTAGTAATTCACCCCGCCTATACTACCCAAGATGCAGGTATAGACTCATCAGAATTAGACTACACCAAATTCAGAACTAGTTTTTCAGTCAAACCCAGTGGAGAATTTAAACTTTGCCACACCAGACGGGTTTCCAACCTCGTCTATGGACACTTGGCATCTAAACACAATAATAAATCAGTCGATAGCTTTGAAGCTACAAATCCTGGAACAGTGGAAAAAACAAGCAGATTCTTTAAGTTAGCTGCCAACGGACAGTGTAATACCCTACGGGCAGGAACAGGGAGTGATAAAGGTGCTTATACTGCACCTAGACCCATACACTATGCTATACCTAGGTGTATTACTGTGAGAGAAGCAGCTAGACTACATACCTTTCCTGACTGGTTTCGTTTTCATAACACTATTTGGCACGGTTTCAGAGAAATTGGAAATTCCGTCATACCATTTCTCTCCAAGTCCTTGGGTGATAAGATTGTTAGCGCAATGGGTTTAATCCCAAATCTATTTGAAACCTATACATTGGAAGAGCAAGAACCAGAGACTTTAAACTACAGTATGAATCAAGCATTAAAATATTAGCATATTTCTAATAATATAATCCCCAATAGAAGAAGATTAAGTAAAAATGTAGCTTAAATAGTTACAACCCTTTTAAATAAATGTTCTCAACAGAAATGCTCCCGAACTACTGTCTTTGGATATCATGTAGTGCGATCTCGCGTAGCGAGTGCTTCGCAATCGCCTGTAGGGGTAATTTACAATCTCCTTAGATATGCATTTTGTTGGCAATTAACCGAGAATAGAACCTATGTGAGATAATTTATTTATACTAAACCTGTTTATTTAAACCTCCTAATTAAAATAGTTTCTTCTTTAATAGCTTAATCTAAGCTTGCTTAATCATACATGGCGGGTCTTTTATTGCCAAAAATATTTTTCCCAAAGTCCTTGA
Coding sequences within:
- a CDS encoding DNA cytosine methyltransferase, coding for MERPIAIDLFSGCGGMSLGLEAAGFNIAASVEIGPIHKLVHQFNFPYGVSICKDISSVSSKDLLKAVEKKGLSTDIDLIAGGPPCQGFSHIGKRQLDDPRNSLVFEYVRIIKEVKPKYFIFENVPGIASGEHKKFLQELIIEFENIGYSIAKPISILDAALYGAPQKRKRVIIIGSRAEVNKAFYPNPTHSEVNSTQLTLFNFGLLPMSTCEDAIGDLVIHPAYTTQDAGIDSSELDYTKFRTSFSVKPSGEFKLCHTRRVSNLVYGHLASKHNNKSVDSFEATNPGTVEKTSRFFKLAANGQCNTLRAGTGSDKGAYTAPRPIHYAIPRCITVREAARLHTFPDWFRFHNTIWHGFREIGNSVIPFLSKSLGDKIVSAMGLIPNLFETYTLEEQEPETLNYSMNQALKY